One genomic window of Euleptes europaea isolate rEulEur1 chromosome 10, rEulEur1.hap1, whole genome shotgun sequence includes the following:
- the SERPINE3 gene encoding serpin E3, translating to MIPDYPFQCSLMTKTPFRYILKKGRDLDLNVGLAAEHGRKAAQSNPTRLTHSAFMWSLSIMALLLLFCSLNVGSCEHNEDPKHPTAEFAFTLFQGLAELENGTDLLISPASISLGLGLLQLGAQGNTFEQLEHALGYNPHDPGVPTLYKDGTNSSRETVIQLACALFIQTGTCLSPQFIQYAALWANDTVRHTNFSEPNRTAARINEWIAANTGDGESNSLSLETIDSPFNQIALVSTMYFKSTWQRKFTFMDTQALTFTTTEGFTLKVPTMYLSAEVNYGEFLTDHLEWISVVELPYLGEDVSMFVILPSDKRTSLAPTERHLSAKTFSVWSNSLRRTKMDIFLPRFRIQNHLDLKMVLPALGITDMFDPAVADFTGISEQGSLFISEAIHKAKIEVTEDGTKASGATAMVLLKRSRAPVFKADRPFNFLLRQASTGSILFIGRLTNPTELA from the exons ATGATCCCGGACTATCCCTTTCAGTGCAGTCTTATGACTAAGACCCCATTCCGCTACATATTAAAGAAGGGGAGAGACCTGGATCTGAACGTAGGACTAGCTGCTGAACACGGCAGAAAGGCAGCACAAAGCAACCCCACTCGGCTTACG CACTCTGCCTTCATGTGGTCCCTTTCCATTATGGCCCTTCTCTTGTTGTTTTGTTCCTTAAATGTCGGAAGCTGTGAgcacaatgaggacccaaagcaccCAACAGCAGAGTTTGCCTTCACCCTGTTCCAGGGCTTGGCAGAGCTTGAAAATGGAACTGACTTGCTAATTTCTCCTGCAAGCATCTCCCTTGGCTTGGGACTTCTTCAGCTTGGAGCTCAAGGGAACACTTTTGAGCAACTGGAGCATGCTCTGGGATACAACCCTCATG ATCCAGGTGTGCCCACACTATATAAAGACGGGACCAACTCAAGCCGAGAGACTGTAATCCAACTAGCCTGTGCCCTCTTTATTCAAACCGGAACGTGCCTTTCGCCTCAGTTCATTCAATATGCTGCGCTCTGGGCAAATGACACCGTGCGACACACCAACTTCAGCGAGCCTAACAGGACTGCAGCTCGGATAAACGAATGGATTGCCGCAAACACCGGAG ATGGAGAATCAAATTCCCTTTCCTTGGAAACCATTGATTCCCCCTTTAACCAGATAGCTTTGGTGAGCACCATGTACTTCAAAAGCACTTGGCAAAGGAAGTTCACATTTATGGACACTCAAGCTTTGACTTTTACCACCACAGAGGGCTTCACCCTGAAAGTGCCAACTATGTATCTCAGCGCTGAAGTTAATTACG GGGAGTTTCTGACAGACCATCTGGAATGGATCAGTGTGGTGGAGTTGCCCTATTTGGGGGAGGATGTCAGCATGTTTGTGATACTTCCATCTGACAAGAGAACATCACTTGCCCCAACTGAGAGACACCTCTCAGCCAAAACCTTCTCGGTGTGGTCCAATAGCTTGAGGAGAACAAAGATGGATATATTTCTCCCAAG GTTCAGAATTCAAAACCACTTGGACCTAAAAATGGTGTTGCCTGCATTAGGAATTACAGATATGTTTGATCCAGCTGTGGCAGATTTTACTGGTATTTCAG AACAGGGAAGCCTGTTTATCTCAGAAGCCATCCACAAAGCAAAGATTGAAGTGACAGAAGATGGTACAAAGGCCTCAGGTGCTACAG CTATGGTGTTGCTAAAAAGATCCCGGGCTCCTGTCTTCAAAGCTGACAGACCTTTTAATTTTCTCCTTAGGCAAGCCAGTACAG GTTCCATTCTCTTCATTGGAAGACTTACGAATCCCACAGAATTAGCTTGA